The proteins below come from a single Iocasia fonsfrigidae genomic window:
- a CDS encoding cupin domain-containing protein, translated as MITINKEIELNQLEEKVARKILVNGESLMMVEVYFKKGGIGQVHSHEEHEQVSYVVGGSFEISCDDEKKVLKSGDSFYADKNVEHGVKALEDGVILDIFTPIREDFVE; from the coding sequence ATGATTACTATCAATAAAGAAATCGAACTTAATCAATTGGAAGAAAAAGTTGCCAGAAAAATTCTTGTTAATGGTGAATCATTGATGATGGTTGAGGTATATTTTAAAAAAGGTGGTATAGGTCAGGTACATAGTCATGAAGAACATGAGCAAGTGAGTTATGTAGTCGGTGGTAGTTTTGAGATAAGCTGTGATGATGAAAAGAAGGTTTTAAAGAGTGGAGATAGTTTTTATGCTGATAAAAACGTTGAACATGGTGTTAAAGCTCTGGAAGATGGAGTAATATTGGACATTTTCACACCAATCAGAGAAGATTTTGTGGAATAA
- a CDS encoding SpoIIIAH-like family protein: MMIRRKILWLMIMMVWVGMVTSIIVYQGGDYLAVEETVSENIEVIEESKSQGGGKVDDINYTKAKDSQNEEDFFIEYRLERDKARSEQINIFREMINNPNSDEITKKEAQKKMLALTDKMEKELEIESLIRARGYKESLAYIHEEAVDVIVHTNGLNKSDVAKIGDIIVKITGFNFEDVTIIEKKIETG, encoded by the coding sequence ATGATGATAAGGAGGAAAATTCTCTGGTTGATGATTATGATGGTGTGGGTTGGGATGGTAACTTCAATTATTGTCTACCAAGGTGGTGATTATCTGGCAGTGGAAGAGACGGTATCAGAGAATATTGAAGTGATTGAGGAGTCTAAATCTCAGGGAGGGGGAAAGGTTGATGACATAAATTATACTAAGGCAAAAGATTCTCAGAATGAAGAGGATTTCTTTATAGAATATCGTCTTGAAAGAGATAAGGCCAGGAGTGAACAGATAAATATATTCAGAGAGATGATTAATAATCCCAACTCTGATGAAATAACCAAAAAAGAAGCACAGAAAAAGATGCTGGCATTGACCGATAAGATGGAAAAAGAGTTAGAGATAGAGAGTTTAATCAGGGCCAGGGGTTATAAAGAATCACTGGCGTATATTCATGAAGAAGCAGTTGATGTGATTGTACATACAAACGGACTTAATAAAAGTGATGTTGCTAAAATAGGTGATATTATTGTCAAGATAACCGGGTTCAATTTTGAGGATGTAACCATAATTGAAAAGAAAATTGAGACAGGATAA
- a CDS encoding AbrB/MazE/SpoVT family DNA-binding domain-containing protein: MKATGIVRKIDDLGRIVLPKELRKTMHIDRKDPMEIYVDEDTVILKKYEPACLFCGNAEDTIEYKKKVICKSCLKEMLGKEETA, translated from the coding sequence ATGAAGGCAACTGGTATTGTGAGGAAAATTGACGATTTAGGAAGAATTGTATTACCTAAAGAATTAAGGAAAACCATGCATATCGACAGAAAAGATCCAATGGAAATTTATGTTGATGAGGATACTGTAATACTTAAAAAATATGAGCCAGCATGTTTATTTTGTGGGAATGCAGAAGATACCATAGAATATAAGAAAAAGGTAATATGTAAGAGTTGTCTTAAAGAAATGTTGGGCAAAGAAGAAACTGCATAA
- the amaP gene encoding alkaline shock response membrane anchor protein AmaP: protein MNLFYRFIIFIMSIILMLVSLLTAIYAFGFARVGLLPDIIESMYKQWQAGIVFLLLFIAGAWIIYPFFVREVKTTPISRSDLGEVDITIEALDNLVNSVALQQEGIAEISNKMLVKDEGLFIFLQGKVSADTPIPELTADLQMLVKSYIEDTTGVNVAGVKVLIKGVSNDQELVK from the coding sequence GTGAATCTTTTTTATCGGTTTATCATATTTATTATGTCAATAATATTAATGCTTGTTTCTCTGCTTACTGCAATTTATGCTTTTGGTTTTGCTAGAGTTGGGTTGTTGCCCGATATAATTGAGTCTATGTATAAGCAATGGCAGGCAGGTATAGTCTTTTTGCTGTTATTTATTGCTGGCGCCTGGATTATTTATCCTTTTTTCGTAAGAGAAGTTAAAACTACTCCAATTAGTAGATCAGACCTGGGGGAAGTTGATATTACAATTGAAGCCCTTGATAATTTAGTTAATTCAGTTGCGTTACAACAGGAAGGCATTGCAGAGATTAGCAATAAGATGTTAGTAAAGGATGAAGGATTATTTATTTTTTTACAAGGAAAGGTTTCAGCTGATACCCCTATCCCTGAATTAACAGCTGATTTACAAATGCTTGTTAAATCATATATTGAAGATACAACAGGTGTTAATGTTGCAGGTGTTAAGGTTCTTATTAAGGGTGTTAGTAATGATCAGGAATTAGTGAAATAG
- a CDS encoding ferredoxin, with translation MFNIKEGYPENAVGEFFVNKACISCGKCMATAPYNFKFTIGDKHAIVDRQPVTVEEDKLCQKALNDCPVNAIEKVEI, from the coding sequence TTGTTTAATATAAAAGAAGGCTATCCAGAAAATGCAGTAGGAGAATTTTTTGTCAACAAAGCCTGTATTAGCTGTGGCAAATGTATGGCAACTGCACCGTATAATTTTAAATTTACTATAGGGGATAAACATGCTATTGTTGACAGACAACCTGTGACTGTTGAAGAAGATAAATTATGCCAAAAAGCATTAAATGACTGTCCTGTAAATGCTATCGAAAAAGTGGAAATATAA
- a CDS encoding DUF2273 domain-containing protein, with product MENELWKKLLQLITYHKGKVTGVLLGFFLAILILIIGFFKALLVVVFSFVGYYLGSRWDQEGDFKRVLDRLLPPQYKQ from the coding sequence ATGGAAAATGAATTATGGAAGAAACTACTTCAACTTATAACATATCATAAGGGTAAAGTCACAGGAGTTCTCCTGGGTTTTTTCCTTGCTATCTTAATATTGATCATTGGGTTTTTTAAAGCTCTGTTGGTTGTTGTATTTTCTTTTGTTGGTTATTATCTTGGTTCTCGCTGGGATCAGGAGGGTGATTTCAAAAGGGTTCTTGACCGCCTACTACCACCACAATATAAACAATAG
- a CDS encoding Asp23/Gls24 family envelope stress response protein: MEDKANIGSIKIANEVIAIIASLAATEVDGVSGMSGGVGSGIAEMLGHKKGVKVEASESECVVELTVIIDYGYAIPDVAEGIQENVKDAIESMTGLDVEEVNIHVQGVHFANEDNEQESVEETGLN, translated from the coding sequence ATGGAAGATAAAGCTAATATAGGTTCAATTAAGATTGCTAATGAAGTTATAGCTATTATCGCCAGTCTGGCTGCAACTGAAGTTGATGGTGTATCAGGTATGAGTGGTGGTGTTGGTAGTGGAATTGCTGAGATGCTTGGGCATAAAAAGGGAGTTAAGGTTGAAGCCAGTGAGAGTGAATGTGTTGTAGAGCTAACGGTTATTATTGATTATGGTTATGCTATCCCTGATGTTGCTGAAGGTATTCAGGAAAATGTGAAAGATGCTATTGAAAGCATGACAGGTCTTGATGTTGAAGAGGTTAACATTCATGTTCAAGGGGTTCATTTTGCTAATGAGGATAATGAGCAAGAGAGTGTAGAAGAGACCGGGCTTAATTAG
- a CDS encoding phenylacetate--CoA ligase family protein — protein sequence MIWNKDIECIGRNEMAELQLKNLKKAVKRAYNNVPFYRKKFDKVGLKPADIKLLKDIEKIPFTTKDDLRDNYPYGLFAVPIKEIIRLHASSGTTGKPIVVGYTRQDMENWSECVARIIKAAGGCKDDIAQVVFGYGMFTGGFGLHYGLEKVGITVVPASSGNSKRQLMLMEDFGSTIIVGTPSYAVYLAELAEEMGLNSNKHKLRLGLFGGEGHTDELREEIEKRWGIQATENYGLSEIVGPGVAGECLCHTGMHINEDHFYPEIIDPETGKTKGYGERGELVLTTLTKEGIPMLRYRTKDITILDPEPCQCGRTNVRMKKILGRTDDMLIIRGVNVFPSQIESVLVGMEHIGPHYQILVRKKGYMDDIEVQVELVDGKMLEKFSELEKLEKGIKAELRTTLQIEAKVRLVEPKSLERSLGKAKRVIDLRDK from the coding sequence ATGATCTGGAATAAAGATATAGAATGTATAGGTAGAAATGAAATGGCTGAATTGCAGTTAAAAAATCTAAAAAAAGCTGTTAAGAGGGCATATAATAATGTGCCTTTTTATAGAAAGAAGTTTGACAAAGTTGGTTTGAAGCCAGCAGATATAAAATTACTGAAGGATATAGAAAAAATTCCATTTACTACCAAGGATGACTTGAGAGACAATTATCCTTATGGCCTATTTGCTGTTCCTATTAAAGAGATTATTCGCTTACATGCTTCTTCTGGTACAACCGGAAAACCCATTGTAGTAGGATATACTCGTCAAGATATGGAAAACTGGTCTGAATGTGTGGCAAGGATAATAAAGGCAGCTGGTGGATGTAAGGATGATATTGCCCAGGTTGTTTTCGGTTATGGTATGTTTACTGGCGGTTTTGGACTTCATTATGGTTTGGAAAAAGTTGGTATTACTGTTGTTCCTGCTTCAAGTGGTAATTCTAAAAGGCAGTTAATGTTAATGGAGGATTTTGGTTCTACTATAATTGTCGGTACTCCATCATATGCAGTATATCTGGCCGAACTTGCAGAAGAAATGGGTTTGAATAGTAATAAACATAAATTAAGGTTAGGTCTTTTTGGTGGTGAAGGACATACTGATGAACTCCGAGAAGAAATTGAGAAAAGGTGGGGTATCCAGGCAACTGAAAATTATGGCTTAAGTGAGATAGTTGGTCCTGGGGTTGCAGGTGAATGCTTATGCCATACTGGGATGCATATTAATGAAGACCACTTTTATCCAGAGATTATAGATCCTGAAACTGGCAAAACAAAGGGCTATGGTGAAAGGGGTGAACTGGTTTTGACTACCCTTACTAAAGAGGGGATTCCCATGTTGAGATACAGAACTAAAGATATAACAATCCTTGACCCTGAGCCTTGTCAGTGTGGAAGGACAAATGTAAGGATGAAAAAAATTCTAGGTAGAACTGATGATATGTTAATTATTAGGGGAGTAAATGTTTTTCCTTCACAGATCGAAAGTGTGTTGGTAGGGATGGAGCATATTGGTCCCCATTACCAGATACTTGTCCGAAAAAAGGGTTATATGGATGATATAGAGGTTCAGGTTGAGTTGGTTGATGGTAAGATGTTGGAGAAATTTAGTGAATTAGAAAAACTTGAAAAAGGTATTAAAGCAGAGTTGAGGACTACACTCCAGATAGAAGCTAAAGTAAGGCTTGTTGAGCCTAAGTCATTGGAAAGGTCCTTAGGTAAGGCTAAGCGGGTAATTGATCTAAGGGATAAATAA
- the nusB gene encoding transcription antitermination factor NusB — translation MLKVSRHQERIWALQVLYGLDILDSLSVVEAKKGIANLIDSEVLCDEHYYFEDIVIGVVKRLAEYDRKINELAIDWKVERMSYIDRNILRMALYELKEGLAQGVVINEAVELAKEFSDDKSPAFINGILGKVNK, via the coding sequence ATGTTGAAGGTTTCAAGACACCAGGAAAGGATTTGGGCACTTCAGGTGTTATACGGCCTGGATATTTTAGATAGTCTATCAGTAGTAGAAGCAAAAAAAGGAATAGCTAATTTAATAGACAGTGAAGTTCTTTGTGATGAACATTATTATTTTGAAGATATAGTAATTGGTGTAGTAAAAAGATTAGCAGAATATGATAGAAAAATAAATGAACTAGCTATTGATTGGAAAGTAGAACGCATGTCATATATTGATAGGAATATCCTCAGGATGGCCCTTTATGAATTGAAAGAAGGTTTAGCACAGGGGGTAGTGATTAATGAAGCAGTAGAGTTAGCCAAGGAGTTTTCTGATGATAAATCACCTGCTTTTATTAATGGAATCTTAGGTAAGGTAAATAAATAA
- the accC gene encoding acetyl-CoA carboxylase biotin carboxylase subunit, with translation MFNKVLVANRGEIAVRIIRALKELSIPSVAVYSEVDRDSLHVKLADEAYCIGPANSNQSYLNIPAIMSVAEVTDADAIHPGYGFLAENAHFAEVCESSGVKFIGPSSEIIALMGDKVKARETMIKAGVPVVPGTEQSLTDIEKTLELAEEIGYPVIVKAAAGGGGKGMRIAQNAKDLKKAIQTAQREAEAAFGNAEVYMEKYVEEPRHIEFQILADEHGNVIHLGERDCSIQRRHQKIVEESPSPALEEGLRYEMGQKAVKVAKAVSYANAGTVEFLLDKDNNYYFIEMNTRVQVEHPVTEYVTGIDIIKEQIRIAAGEKLVFNQDDIKLKGVALECRINAEDPEKGFIPSPGRLEEYIIPGGPGVRIDSGVYPGYFIPPNYDSMVAKLIVWEEDREKALSRMERALDEFFIDGIKTTIPYHLRILNNAYFRKGNYHTNFIHRRLNNEK, from the coding sequence ATGTTTAATAAGGTTTTAGTTGCAAATAGAGGAGAAATTGCTGTTCGTATTATTCGTGCTCTAAAGGAATTATCAATACCTTCGGTAGCTGTTTATTCGGAGGTTGATAGAGATTCTTTACATGTTAAGCTGGCTGATGAGGCCTATTGTATTGGTCCAGCTAATTCTAACCAGAGTTACCTTAATATACCTGCTATTATGAGTGTAGCTGAGGTGACAGATGCTGATGCCATTCATCCAGGATATGGTTTTTTAGCAGAGAATGCCCATTTTGCTGAAGTATGTGAAAGTAGTGGGGTTAAGTTTATAGGGCCTTCTTCTGAGATAATAGCTTTGATGGGTGACAAAGTTAAGGCCAGAGAAACAATGATTAAGGCCGGGGTACCTGTTGTACCAGGTACTGAACAGAGTCTTACAGATATTGAAAAAACCCTGGAACTTGCAGAAGAAATTGGTTATCCTGTTATCGTTAAAGCCGCTGCAGGTGGTGGTGGGAAAGGGATGCGTATTGCTCAGAATGCTAAGGATCTGAAAAAGGCTATTCAGACTGCTCAGAGAGAAGCTGAAGCTGCTTTTGGTAATGCTGAGGTATATATGGAGAAATATGTTGAAGAGCCCAGACATATTGAGTTTCAAATCCTGGCTGATGAACATGGCAATGTTATCCATCTGGGGGAAAGGGATTGTTCGATCCAACGCAGACATCAAAAAATAGTTGAGGAGTCACCCTCTCCTGCCCTGGAAGAAGGGCTCAGGTATGAAATGGGTCAGAAGGCAGTAAAGGTTGCTAAAGCAGTTTCATATGCCAATGCCGGTACAGTTGAATTTTTGCTTGATAAGGATAATAATTATTACTTTATAGAGATGAATACCAGGGTACAGGTTGAACACCCTGTTACTGAATATGTTACTGGAATTGATATAATTAAAGAACAGATCAGAATTGCTGCTGGTGAAAAACTGGTTTTTAATCAGGATGATATTAAACTTAAGGGTGTTGCTCTGGAATGTAGGATTAATGCGGAAGACCCGGAAAAAGGCTTTATTCCTTCACCAGGTAGGTTGGAAGAATATATTATTCCTGGAGGTCCTGGAGTAAGAATTGATAGTGGTGTCTATCCTGGTTATTTTATTCCACCAAATTATGATTCAATGGTTGCCAAGTTAATTGTCTGGGAAGAGGATAGGGAAAAGGCTTTATCAAGGATGGAAAGGGCCTTAGATGAATTCTTTATTGATGGTATTAAGACAACAATACCCTACCATCTACGTATATTAAATAATGCCTACTTTAGGAAAGGTAATTATCATACTAATTTTATTCATCGGAGGCTTAATAACGAAAAATAA
- a CDS encoding DUF2512 family protein, translating into MRTGMTLLIKFILTFVSAFIAFDLLLNNDISWILLLSLVAMLINYLIGDLMVLPAKGNMIASIGDGLLAAITAYIFDLLIPAFTTSWSTLLWFAILIGIAEYFFHLYLKKDEKVAP; encoded by the coding sequence ATGAGAACAGGTATGACCCTATTGATAAAATTTATTTTAACGTTTGTATCAGCTTTTATTGCTTTCGATTTATTATTAAATAATGATATCTCCTGGATCTTATTACTGAGTTTGGTGGCTATGTTAATTAATTATCTAATAGGGGATTTAATGGTATTACCGGCAAAGGGTAATATGATAGCTTCTATTGGTGATGGTCTTCTTGCTGCAATAACAGCTTATATTTTTGATCTTTTAATTCCTGCCTTTACTACAAGCTGGTCAACATTATTGTGGTTTGCTATATTAATTGGGATAGCAGAGTATTTCTTTCATTTATACTTAAAAAAGGATGAAAAAGTAGCCCCTTAG
- the accB gene encoding acetyl-CoA carboxylase biotin carboxyl carrier protein gives MNLDEIKALIELIKETDITEINVEEKETKISIKRGFQASEAEQFIDIQRRPSQIEDQGNQEKEDIVDSNREEIVAPMVGTFYRAPAPDVDPFVAKGDIVNPGDTLCIIEAMKLMNEIEVETRGKIVEILVENGQAVEYGEPLFVIEPL, from the coding sequence ATGAATCTGGACGAAATAAAGGCATTAATAGAATTAATTAAGGAGACAGATATCACAGAAATTAATGTGGAAGAAAAGGAAACTAAAATAAGTATAAAACGGGGTTTTCAGGCTAGTGAGGCAGAACAATTTATTGATATACAGCGGAGACCTTCTCAAATTGAAGATCAGGGAAATCAGGAGAAGGAGGATATTGTTGATTCAAACAGAGAAGAAATTGTTGCTCCAATGGTAGGGACATTTTATAGGGCTCCTGCCCCTGATGTTGATCCCTTTGTAGCAAAAGGAGATATAGTCAATCCCGGTGATACACTGTGTATTATCGAGGCTATGAAACTAATGAATGAAATAGAAGTAGAGACCAGGGGTAAGATTGTTGAGATATTAGTAGAAAATGGACAAGCAGTTGAATACGGAGAGCCCCTCTTCGTAATAGAGCCACTTTAA
- the iorA gene encoding indolepyruvate ferredoxin oxidoreductase subunit alpha → MKRLMLGNEAVARGAYEAGVRVASSYPGTPSTEITESIAEYDEIYAEWAPNEKVSLEVVCGSAIAGARSICAMKHVGLNVAADPLFTASYTGVNGGLVIVVADDPGMHSSQNEQDSRNYARAAKMPMFEPADSQESKDFVKEAFAVSEEFDTPVLVRLSTRISHSRGIVELKDREEVDLKDYKKDFQKYVMMPAMGRKRHLVLEKRMDSLKDFADKTTLNRIEWGSKRIGVISSGIAYQYAREAFSDASYLKLGMVYPLPDKLISEFADKVDKLYVVEELEPFFEKHIKTMGIKVIGKEKLPITGELSAEIIKDKMLNENNTNKPFKNELPLRPPVMCPGCPHRGTYYVLGKLGLTVTGDIGCYTLGALPPAQSMDTCICMGASIGMAHGMEKARGKDFARKTVAVLGDSTFMHSGVTGLIDIVYNQGNSTVIILDNSITGMTGHQDNPLTGYTIKGEVTKQVDLVKLAEAVGIERVRIADPFNLKEFEAVVREEVQAAEPSVVIAQRPCALLKDVNYEGVLEINTDKCVDCKLCMSLGCPAIVDKGDHMEVNEALCVACMLCTEVCPANAFEKAGDSNE, encoded by the coding sequence GTGAAGAGACTAATGCTTGGTAATGAGGCTGTTGCCAGGGGTGCTTATGAGGCTGGTGTCAGGGTAGCCTCATCTTATCCAGGGACACCGAGTACTGAAATTACGGAAAGTATAGCAGAATATGATGAAATATATGCTGAATGGGCTCCCAATGAAAAGGTATCATTAGAGGTAGTCTGTGGGTCTGCAATAGCAGGTGCTAGATCAATTTGTGCAATGAAACATGTTGGTTTAAATGTGGCAGCTGATCCATTATTTACAGCTTCTTATACAGGGGTAAATGGAGGACTGGTAATTGTTGTTGCGGATGACCCGGGTATGCATAGTTCTCAGAATGAACAGGACAGTCGTAATTATGCCCGAGCTGCCAAGATGCCGATGTTTGAGCCGGCTGATAGTCAGGAGAGTAAGGACTTTGTTAAAGAAGCCTTTGCAGTTAGTGAGGAGTTTGATACACCTGTTTTAGTTCGTTTATCAACTAGAATCTCTCATTCCAGGGGTATTGTGGAATTAAAAGATAGAGAAGAAGTAGATTTGAAGGATTATAAAAAGGATTTTCAAAAATATGTTATGATGCCTGCCATGGGTAGGAAAAGGCATCTTGTATTAGAAAAAAGAATGGATTCTTTAAAAGATTTTGCTGATAAGACAACTTTGAACAGGATTGAATGGGGCAGCAAGAGAATTGGTGTTATAAGTAGTGGGATTGCTTATCAGTATGCTAGAGAGGCCTTTAGTGATGCTTCATATTTAAAACTGGGTATGGTCTATCCACTACCAGATAAATTGATAAGTGAATTTGCTGATAAGGTAGATAAGTTATATGTTGTTGAGGAATTAGAGCCATTTTTTGAAAAACATATTAAAACAATGGGCATAAAAGTAATCGGCAAAGAAAAGCTGCCTATTACTGGTGAGCTCAGTGCTGAAATTATTAAAGATAAAATGTTAAATGAAAATAATACAAATAAACCCTTTAAAAATGAACTTCCACTTAGACCACCTGTAATGTGTCCCGGTTGTCCTCATCGAGGGACATATTATGTCCTCGGTAAACTTGGTTTGACTGTTACTGGAGATATTGGTTGTTATACCCTGGGGGCGTTACCACCTGCGCAGTCCATGGATACCTGTATCTGTATGGGAGCCAGTATTGGTATGGCTCATGGTATGGAAAAAGCCAGGGGAAAAGACTTTGCTCGGAAAACAGTTGCTGTTCTTGGGGATTCAACCTTTATGCATTCAGGTGTAACTGGTTTAATTGATATTGTATATAATCAGGGTAATTCTACAGTAATTATCCTGGATAACTCTATAACCGGAATGACAGGTCATCAGGATAACCCACTTACTGGTTATACAATAAAGGGTGAAGTAACTAAACAGGTAGACCTTGTAAAATTAGCTGAGGCTGTTGGAATAGAAAGGGTTAGAATTGCCGATCCCTTTAATCTGAAGGAATTTGAGGCTGTTGTTCGGGAAGAGGTTCAGGCAGCTGAACCGTCGGTAGTTATAGCTCAGCGCCCCTGTGCTTTATTAAAAGATGTAAATTATGAAGGTGTGCTGGAAATCAATACAGATAAGTGTGTTGATTGTAAACTCTGTATGTCATTAGGTTGTCCGGCTATTGTGGATAAGGGTGATCATATGGAAGTAAATGAGGCATTATGTGTAGCTTGTATGTTATGTACAGAGGTTTGTCCGGCTAATGCTTTTGAAAAGGCTGGTGATAGTAATGAATAA
- a CDS encoding indolepyruvate oxidoreductase subunit beta: MNKLNIMIVGVGGQGTLLASKVIGNVALNKSYDVKMSEVHGMAQRGGSVVTYVKLAEKVYSPIVEKGEADIILAFEQLEALRWIEYLKPAGRLLINNQQIDPMPVIIENAKYPDNIIEKLRDKYPNIRVIDAFKIAKESGNIKTVNTVMIGLMARSLDFEKEDWFISIKEMVPEKFIEVNIKAFEAGYNY; the protein is encoded by the coding sequence ATGAATAAGCTCAATATTATGATTGTTGGTGTTGGTGGCCAGGGGACTTTATTAGCCAGTAAAGTTATTGGTAATGTTGCGTTAAATAAATCATATGATGTAAAAATGTCTGAGGTTCATGGTATGGCCCAGCGGGGCGGGAGTGTAGTTACCTATGTTAAACTGGCTGAAAAGGTATATTCTCCTATTGTTGAAAAGGGAGAAGCAGATATAATTCTTGCCTTTGAACAGCTGGAGGCTCTTCGTTGGATAGAGTATTTAAAACCAGCTGGAAGATTATTAATTAATAATCAACAAATTGACCCTATGCCTGTAATAATAGAAAATGCAAAATACCCTGATAATATAATAGAAAAATTAAGAGATAAATACCCAAACATAAGGGTAATAGATGCTTTTAAGATTGCTAAAGAATCTGGAAATATTAAAACGGTTAATACAGTGATGATAGGGTTAATGGCCAGGTCACTAGATTTTGAGAAGGAAGATTGGTTTATATCTATCAAAGAAATGGTTCCTGAGAAGTTTATTGAGGTGAATATAAAGGCCTTTGAGGCTGGATATAACTATTAG
- a CDS encoding sulfide/dihydroorotate dehydrogenase-like FAD/NAD-binding protein has translation MFKILEKEVLAKGIKRINVKAPMIANKTKAGNFIILRIDEKGERIPLTVADYDRETGIISIIFQEVGYTTKQLGSLEVGEHIKDIVGPLGKHIELEGYKKVVCLGGGSGTALLYPKVKAFYNKGSEVIAITGARTKDLIILEDELAEISNKLYIATDDGSYGHHGFVTDILKDLLEEDQEIDLVVAIGPVPMMKAVADMTAAYGVETIVSLNSLMVDGTGMCGGCRVTVGGETKFTCVDGPAFDGHQVDFNELINRLSFYKDEEEVHQCRLDEEVNK, from the coding sequence ATGTTCAAAATTTTAGAAAAAGAAGTATTAGCTAAGGGAATAAAAAGGATAAATGTAAAGGCTCCTATGATTGCTAATAAAACAAAAGCAGGGAATTTTATTATTCTAAGGATTGATGAGAAGGGTGAAAGGATTCCTTTAACGGTTGCTGACTATGACAGAGAGACCGGTATAATCTCCATTATATTTCAGGAGGTTGGTTATACAACCAAACAGTTAGGTAGCCTGGAGGTTGGTGAGCATATTAAAGATATTGTGGGTCCTTTAGGTAAACATATTGAACTTGAGGGTTATAAAAAAGTTGTTTGTCTTGGAGGTGGTTCTGGAACGGCTTTGCTTTATCCCAAGGTCAAGGCTTTTTACAATAAGGGGTCAGAGGTAATTGCTATTACCGGTGCCCGGACAAAGGATTTGATTATTTTAGAGGATGAGCTGGCTGAGATAAGTAATAAATTATATATTGCTACTGATGATGGTAGTTATGGCCATCATGGTTTTGTAACAGACATTCTTAAAGATCTATTGGAAGAAGATCAGGAGATTGACCTGGTTGTTGCTATTGGTCCTGTTCCCATGATGAAAGCGGTAGCTGATATGACAGCAGCATATGGTGTAGAGACAATAGTGAGTCTTAATTCATTGATGGTTGATGGAACTGGGATGTGTGGTGGATGTCGGGTCACTGTTGGTGGTGAAACAAAGTTTACCTGTGTAGATGGACCTGCCTTTGACGGACACCAGGTAGATTTTAATGAATTAATAAATAGGCTTAGTTTTTATAAAGATGAAGAAGAAGTGCATCAATGTAGACTGGATGAAGAGGTGAATAAATAA
- a CDS encoding ACT domain-containing protein — protein sequence MLIKQISVFVENKSGRLAEITKILAENNIDISAVSISDTTDFGILRMIVNKPEEAEEVLQKAGLTVSCTAVIAISVKNKPGGLAEALDLLADKGIGIEYMYAIGKKTEEALIILRVEDADKAVNLLLSYNIKVLPSDSVYSL from the coding sequence GTGTTAATAAAACAGATTTCAGTTTTTGTTGAAAATAAATCAGGACGTCTGGCTGAGATTACCAAGATTTTAGCTGAGAACAATATTGATATCAGTGCAGTATCTATTTCTGACACTACAGATTTTGGTATTTTAAGAATGATAGTGAATAAACCAGAAGAGGCAGAAGAGGTTTTACAGAAAGCTGGTTTAACAGTTAGCTGTACAGCTGTGATTGCAATATCTGTAAAAAATAAACCTGGTGGACTAGCAGAGGCATTAGACCTTCTGGCTGATAAAGGAATAGGTATAGAGTACATGTATGCTATCGGTAAAAAGACGGAAGAGGCCTTGATAATTTTGCGTGTTGAAGATGCTGATAAAGCTGTGAATTTACTTTTGAGCTATAATATCAAAGTGTTGCCCTCTGATTCTGTTTATAGTCTATAA